The following are encoded in a window of Streptomyces sp. 11x1 genomic DNA:
- a CDS encoding helix-turn-helix domain-containing protein, translating to MSAAPDDVREFAEALTRLKERTDRSYGQLARRLGMNTSTLHRYCAGDTVPLDFAPVERFAALCGATGAERLELHRLWQPAVAARQRARTGGGGAAAEPTPESAERVGPAEAAQRIDAPGPVGSDEPAKRVEYGEPPVESAESVESVPAAGSAEPRESSDPTEPNGSTDPVDPVDPVDPVDPVESVGPVESVDALASVPPSRRPWHRRRRTLVSAAVAAVLVATLGSLTVLPSGRSSGDGTAPGGEPTSSRTTSAAQRPSAAPMSPSPTPSDTGSTKSTSGTPSPSPTPTGTEARPTEDDDSAEKQAPATGVPLSWTMKSQIWDLGCGHDYVVAEAPKEVPPPPAPQDAEVWAATQRAVHGGNMIVEVTVQGRKSTDVLLTALRVRVVERAAPVKGHSYLMGGGCGGRVTPRYFDVDLDQDRPVARSVDGADLDVRIPAVRFPYRVSAEDPEMLKVSAKTVTCDCSWYLELDWSSEGRTGTVRIDDEGRPFRTTGIEGLPRYEYDTLKRRWTPFTG from the coding sequence GTGTCGGCAGCACCGGACGACGTGCGGGAGTTCGCGGAAGCGCTCACGCGTCTCAAGGAACGCACGGACCGCAGTTACGGGCAGCTGGCCCGGCGCCTGGGCATGAACACCTCTACGCTGCACCGCTACTGCGCGGGTGACACCGTCCCGCTCGACTTCGCGCCCGTCGAACGCTTCGCCGCGCTCTGCGGCGCGACGGGCGCGGAGCGGCTCGAACTGCACCGGCTGTGGCAGCCGGCGGTGGCGGCGCGGCAGCGAGCGCGGACGGGTGGGGGAGGGGCGGCCGCCGAGCCGACACCGGAGTCGGCCGAGCGGGTCGGTCCCGCCGAGGCGGCCCAACGCATCGATGCCCCTGGCCCCGTAGGGTCGGACGAGCCCGCAAAGCGCGTCGAGTACGGCGAGCCGCCCGTGGAGTCGGCAGAGTCCGTGGAGTCTGTTCCGGCCGCCGGTTCGGCCGAACCCAGGGAGTCCTCGGACCCCACAGAGCCCAACGGGTCCACTGATCCGGTCGATCCGGTCGATCCGGTCGATCCGGTCGATCCGGTGGAGTCCGTCGGTCCGGTCGAGTCGGTCGACGCGCTCGCGTCGGTGCCTCCGTCCCGGCGGCCCTGGCACCGCCGTCGGCGCACCCTCGTCAGCGCGGCCGTCGCCGCGGTGCTCGTCGCGACGCTGGGCAGCCTCACCGTGCTCCCGTCCGGGAGGTCATCGGGTGACGGCACCGCGCCGGGCGGCGAGCCGACCTCCTCCCGTACGACCTCGGCGGCCCAGCGCCCGTCGGCCGCGCCCATGAGCCCGTCCCCAACGCCCTCGGACACCGGCAGCACCAAGAGCACCTCGGGAACCCCCTCGCCGTCGCCCACGCCCACCGGGACCGAGGCCCGTCCCACCGAGGACGACGACAGCGCAGAGAAGCAGGCGCCGGCCACCGGGGTGCCGCTCAGCTGGACCATGAAGTCCCAGATCTGGGACCTCGGCTGCGGTCATGACTACGTTGTCGCCGAAGCGCCGAAGGAGGTGCCCCCGCCGCCGGCGCCGCAGGACGCGGAGGTCTGGGCCGCGACGCAGCGTGCGGTGCACGGCGGGAACATGATCGTGGAGGTCACGGTCCAGGGACGGAAGTCCACGGACGTCCTCCTGACCGCGCTGCGGGTCCGCGTCGTCGAGCGCGCGGCTCCGGTCAAGGGCCACTCCTACCTCATGGGTGGGGGCTGCGGCGGACGGGTCACGCCTCGGTACTTCGACGTGGACCTGGACCAGGACCGGCCGGTCGCCCGCTCGGTGGACGGCGCGGACCTGGACGTACGGATCCCGGCCGTGCGCTTTCCGTACCGTGTGTCGGCCGAGGACCCGGAGATGCTGAAGGTCTCCGCCAAGACCGTGACCTGTGACTGCAGCTGGTACCTGGAGCTGGACTGGTCCTCCGAGGGCCGAACCGGCACGGTCCGGATCGACGACGAAGGCCGTCCGTTCCGCACGACCGGGATCGAGGGACTGCCGCGCTACGAGTACGACACCCTGAAGCGCCGGTGGACCCCCTTCACCGGCTGA
- a CDS encoding LysR substrate-binding domain-containing protein has protein sequence MELRHLQHFVAVAEEEHFTRAAERLLVSQSGLSASVRALERELQTPLFVRTTRRVMLTPAGRALLGEAERILAQVRSAREAVAAVQGVLRGMLAVGSEQCVAGLNVAGLLASFRRRHPDVEICLRQAGSGALAEEVASGRLDLAFAVRAAQKDTDQLRVVPLSGEPMIVLCHPSHPLATAGAPVTPEELGGEVFVDFHPDWGPRRTTDAVFAAAGVRRTVALEVNDVHSLLELVEENLCVAVVPRHFQHKRLSLVALAVKGTGETVYETVALLPPPQAMSPAARALMELLDTPAGCPEVSR, from the coding sequence ATGGAACTCCGTCATCTCCAGCACTTCGTCGCGGTCGCCGAGGAGGAGCATTTCACCCGGGCCGCCGAACGGCTGCTGGTCTCCCAGTCGGGTCTGTCGGCCTCCGTCCGGGCCCTGGAGCGCGAGCTGCAGACGCCGCTGTTCGTGCGGACGACCCGTCGGGTGATGCTCACACCCGCCGGGCGGGCGCTGCTGGGCGAGGCGGAGCGGATCCTCGCGCAGGTGCGGTCGGCGCGGGAGGCGGTGGCCGCCGTGCAGGGCGTACTGCGGGGCATGCTGGCGGTGGGGTCCGAGCAGTGTGTGGCCGGGCTGAACGTGGCGGGGCTGCTGGCCTCGTTCCGGCGCCGCCATCCGGATGTGGAGATCTGTCTGCGCCAGGCGGGCTCGGGCGCACTGGCCGAGGAGGTCGCGAGCGGCCGCCTCGATCTGGCGTTCGCCGTGCGGGCGGCGCAGAAGGACACCGACCAGCTGCGGGTCGTCCCCCTGTCCGGCGAGCCGATGATCGTCCTGTGCCACCCGAGCCATCCCCTCGCCACCGCCGGCGCGCCCGTGACGCCGGAGGAACTCGGTGGCGAGGTCTTCGTCGACTTCCACCCGGACTGGGGCCCGCGCCGGACCACCGACGCGGTGTTCGCCGCCGCCGGTGTCCGCCGCACGGTCGCCCTGGAGGTCAACGACGTGCACAGCCTGCTGGAGCTCGTCGAGGAGAACCTCTGTGTCGCCGTCGTCCCGCGCCATTTCCAGCACAAGCGCCTCTCGCTCGTCGCGCTCGCCGTCAAGGGCACCGGCGAGACCGTGTACGAGACGGTCGCGCTGCTGCCGCCGCCGCAGGCCATGAGCCCCGCGGCGCGCGCCCTGATGGAACTCCTCGACACCCCGGCGGGGTGTCCCGAGGTCAGCCGGTGA
- the mgrA gene encoding L-glyceraldehyde 3-phosphate reductase has translation MYTAHPDRYADMPFRRTGRSGLKLPALSLGLWHNFGPDRSVETQRAILRRAFDLGVTHFDLANNYGPPPGSAESALGEALRTDFAPYRDELVISTKAGYLMWPGPYGEWGSRKYVLSSLDQSLKRMGLDYVDIFYSHRPDPETPLEETMGALHSAVQQGKALYVGVSNYSAEQTREAARILGELGTPLLIHQPRYSMLDRRPESEGLLDALDELQVGSIVFSPLEQGLLTSRYLDGIPEGSRAASDSPFLNSEAVTEDLVGRLRALDELAKSRGQTLAQLALAWTLRGGRVTSALVGASSARQIEDSVGAIAHLDFDTEELVRIDAIIEGKA, from the coding sequence TTGTACACCGCACACCCCGACCGCTACGCGGACATGCCCTTCCGGCGCACCGGACGCAGCGGCCTGAAACTGCCGGCACTCTCGCTCGGCCTGTGGCACAACTTCGGCCCCGACCGCTCCGTCGAGACGCAGCGCGCGATCCTGCGCCGCGCCTTCGACCTGGGTGTCACCCACTTCGACCTGGCCAACAACTACGGCCCGCCGCCCGGCTCCGCCGAGTCCGCCCTCGGGGAGGCCCTCAGGACCGACTTCGCCCCGTACCGCGACGAGCTGGTCATCTCCACCAAGGCCGGCTATCTGATGTGGCCCGGCCCGTACGGCGAGTGGGGCTCACGCAAGTACGTGCTCTCCTCGCTCGACCAGAGCCTGAAGCGCATGGGCCTGGACTACGTCGACATCTTCTACTCGCACCGCCCCGACCCGGAGACTCCGCTGGAGGAGACGATGGGCGCGCTGCACTCGGCGGTCCAGCAGGGCAAGGCGCTGTACGTGGGTGTCTCCAACTACTCGGCCGAGCAGACCCGTGAGGCCGCCCGGATCCTGGGCGAGCTGGGCACCCCCCTCCTCATCCACCAGCCGCGCTACTCCATGCTGGACCGGCGCCCCGAGAGCGAGGGCCTGCTCGACGCCCTCGACGAGCTGCAGGTCGGTTCCATCGTCTTCTCCCCGCTGGAGCAGGGCCTGCTGACCTCCCGCTACCTCGACGGCATCCCGGAGGGCTCCCGCGCGGCGAGCGACAGCCCGTTCCTGAACTCGGAGGCCGTCACCGAGGACCTGGTGGGCAGACTGCGCGCGCTGGACGAGCTCGCCAAGTCCCGTGGCCAGACCCTCGCGCAGCTCGCCCTGGCCTGGACGCTGCGCGGCGGCCGGGTCACCTCGGCGCTCGTCGGCGCGAGCAGCGCCCGCCAGATCGAGGACAGCGTCGGCGCCATCGCCCACCTCGACTTCGACACGGAGGAGCTGGTCCGCATCGACGCCATCATCGAGGGCAAGGCCTAG
- a CDS encoding FHA domain-containing protein — protein MAERSIASTAPALVLETESGSTVLAPSHDYHVGRDPLSDVVLDDDRVSWHHAVLRAEAGHWTIEDENSTNGTYADGHRIHEWDVGPGTVIHFGSVPDGPRAVLTGLAPERPSGIHRPATTGTFRQPTSVHPLPERTVRIGRAADNDLVIDDLVVSRRHAELRARPEGTYEIVDLGSHNGTYLNGTPVDRAPVTPGDIVGIGHSAFCLVGDTLQEYVDTGEVSLDVQELTVAVDRGRKTLLDGVSFPVGEKCLLAVVGPSGAGKSTLLNALTGQRPADTGTVLYDGRDLYRDYAELRQRIGLVPQDDILHAQLTVRRALSYAAELRFPQDTAKAERQARVDEVIRELGLEQRAGQPIHSLSGGQRKRVSVALELLTKPSLLFLDEPTSGLDPGMDRSVMHMLRGLADDGRTVIVVTHSVLSLDVCDRLLVLAPGGKVAYYGPPEDTLAFFGFQQWPEAFEAFERDRERDWAGEYRDSPFRSRYVTATMDRPYQAESEPVAVAPPPKPQSWGAQLGTLVRRYTAALSADRTFLAIMIALPFVMGAMARALAGGTLDRETAMNALLILCVGGVLTGAANAVRELVKERVIYRRERAVGLSRSAYLMSKVVVLGTVTVLQAVVLTLVALLGVDLNAPGGEGVLLPPLVEITIAVALLAFTAMMLGLVVSALVRKEEVTMPLLVLLAIVQVVFCGALLDVRGTIVLEQLAWLVPSRWAFAAMAGTIDLERIVPDTSDPLFAHSAGVWLLDLGMLVVLSLLCGWAVARLLRRREPAVMRK, from the coding sequence ATGGCAGAGCGGTCGATCGCCTCGACTGCGCCCGCACTCGTGCTGGAGACCGAGTCGGGCTCGACCGTGCTGGCCCCGTCCCACGACTACCACGTGGGGCGCGACCCGCTCAGCGACGTCGTCCTCGACGACGACCGGGTCTCGTGGCACCACGCGGTGCTGCGGGCCGAGGCCGGCCACTGGACCATCGAGGACGAGAACAGCACCAACGGCACGTACGCCGACGGCCACCGGATCCACGAGTGGGACGTCGGCCCCGGCACGGTCATCCACTTCGGGAGTGTGCCCGACGGCCCCCGCGCGGTGCTCACCGGTCTCGCCCCCGAACGCCCCTCCGGCATCCACCGCCCCGCCACCACCGGCACCTTCCGCCAGCCCACCAGCGTCCACCCGCTGCCCGAGCGGACCGTCCGCATCGGCCGCGCAGCCGACAACGACCTGGTCATCGACGACCTCGTCGTCTCCCGCCGGCACGCCGAGCTGCGGGCGAGGCCGGAGGGCACGTACGAGATCGTCGACCTCGGCAGCCACAACGGCACCTACCTCAACGGCACCCCCGTCGACCGGGCGCCGGTCACTCCCGGTGACATCGTCGGCATCGGTCACTCCGCGTTCTGCCTGGTCGGCGACACACTCCAGGAGTACGTCGACACCGGAGAGGTCTCCCTCGACGTCCAGGAGCTCACGGTCGCCGTCGACCGCGGCCGGAAGACGTTGCTCGACGGGGTGTCGTTTCCGGTCGGCGAGAAATGCCTCCTCGCCGTCGTCGGCCCGAGCGGCGCCGGCAAGTCCACCCTCCTGAACGCCCTCACCGGCCAGCGCCCCGCCGACACCGGCACCGTCCTCTACGACGGCCGCGACCTGTACCGCGACTACGCGGAGCTGCGCCAGCGCATCGGCCTGGTCCCGCAGGACGACATCCTGCACGCCCAGCTGACCGTCCGCAGAGCCCTCTCCTACGCCGCCGAACTCCGCTTCCCCCAGGACACCGCGAAGGCCGAGCGGCAGGCCCGGGTCGACGAGGTGATCCGCGAACTCGGCCTGGAACAGCGCGCCGGCCAGCCCATCCACAGCCTCTCCGGCGGCCAGCGCAAACGGGTCAGCGTCGCCCTGGAACTCCTGACCAAACCCTCCCTGCTCTTCCTGGACGAACCGACCTCCGGGCTCGACCCCGGCATGGACCGCTCGGTGATGCACATGCTGCGCGGCCTCGCCGACGACGGCCGCACCGTCATCGTCGTCACCCACAGCGTCCTCAGCCTCGACGTCTGCGACCGCCTCCTCGTCCTCGCGCCCGGCGGCAAGGTCGCCTACTACGGCCCGCCGGAGGACACCCTCGCCTTCTTCGGCTTCCAGCAGTGGCCGGAGGCGTTCGAGGCCTTCGAACGGGACCGGGAGCGGGACTGGGCGGGGGAGTACCGCGACTCGCCCTTCCGGAGCCGGTACGTCACCGCCACCATGGACCGGCCCTACCAGGCCGAATCGGAACCGGTCGCCGTGGCGCCGCCGCCCAAGCCGCAGAGCTGGGGCGCCCAACTGGGAACACTGGTCCGCCGGTACACGGCCGCGCTCAGCGCCGACCGCACCTTCCTCGCCATCATGATCGCGCTGCCGTTCGTGATGGGGGCGATGGCCAGGGCACTCGCGGGCGGCACCCTGGACCGTGAGACCGCCATGAACGCACTGCTCATCCTCTGCGTGGGCGGCGTCCTGACGGGCGCTGCGAACGCCGTGCGCGAACTGGTCAAGGAGCGGGTCATCTACCGGCGCGAGAGAGCCGTGGGCCTGTCCAGATCCGCGTACCTGATGTCCAAGGTCGTCGTCCTCGGCACGGTCACCGTCCTCCAGGCCGTCGTCCTCACGCTGGTGGCGCTGCTCGGCGTCGACCTCAACGCCCCCGGCGGCGAAGGGGTGTTGCTGCCACCGCTGGTCGAGATCACGATCGCCGTGGCACTGCTCGCGTTCACCGCGATGATGCTCGGCCTGGTCGTCTCCGCGCTGGTCCGCAAGGAGGAGGTCACCATGCCGCTGCTGGTGCTCCTCGCGATCGTCCAGGTCGTGTTCTGCGGCGCCCTGCTGGACGTGCGGGGCACGATCGTCCTCGAACAGCTGGCGTGGCTGGTGCCGTCGCGGTGGGCGTTCGCCGCGATGGCCGGCACGATCGACCTGGAACGGATCGTCCCCGACACCTCTGACCCGCTGTTCGCGCACTCGGCGGGCGTCTGGCTGCTCGACCTCGGGATGCTTGTCGTCCTCTCGCTGCTCTGCGGCTGGGCCGTCGCCCGGCTGCTGCGCCGCCGTGAGCCCGCGGTGATGCGGAAGTAG
- a CDS encoding serine/threonine-protein kinase, which produces MSETQPYAGRPSELVGRRIAGYRVEREIGRGGMAVVYQARDLRLERTVALKLLAPELARNDTFRRRFTHESRVAAAIDHPHIVPVFEAGETDGVLYIAMRYVAGSDLRHLLDREGPLPVTTATRIAAQVASALDAAHDHGLVHRDVKPGNILVARGTDSDHPEHVYLTDFGLTKKSLSLTGFTTVGQFVGTLDYVAPEQISGKPVDGRCDVYSLACVVHETLAGRPPFQRDDDMALLWAHQYDQPPPLTGVRPDLPRAVDDVMATALAKSPDDRYDSCLSFVAALRAAGTARGFPPGHAPTRAVAPAASGPHDAPPEPPRWAAPVFIRSDRHPG; this is translated from the coding sequence ATGAGTGAGACGCAGCCGTACGCCGGGCGTCCCTCCGAGCTGGTCGGGCGGCGGATCGCCGGATACCGCGTCGAACGCGAGATCGGCCGGGGCGGGATGGCCGTCGTCTACCAGGCGCGGGACCTCCGGCTGGAGCGGACGGTCGCCCTGAAGCTGCTCGCCCCGGAACTGGCCCGCAACGACACCTTCCGGCGCCGCTTCACCCACGAGTCACGGGTGGCCGCCGCGATCGACCACCCCCACATCGTGCCGGTCTTCGAGGCGGGCGAGACGGACGGCGTCCTCTACATCGCGATGCGGTACGTCGCGGGCAGCGATCTGCGGCACCTGCTGGACCGGGAGGGGCCGCTGCCGGTCACGACCGCGACTCGCATCGCCGCCCAGGTCGCCTCCGCGCTCGACGCGGCGCACGACCACGGCCTGGTCCACCGGGACGTCAAGCCCGGCAACATCCTCGTCGCGCGGGGCACCGACAGCGACCACCCCGAGCACGTCTACCTCACCGACTTCGGCCTGACGAAGAAGTCGCTGTCCCTGACGGGCTTCACCACCGTCGGCCAGTTCGTGGGGACCCTCGACTACGTGGCACCGGAGCAGATCTCGGGCAAGCCGGTCGACGGCCGCTGCGACGTCTACAGCCTCGCCTGTGTCGTCCACGAGACGCTCGCCGGGCGGCCGCCCTTCCAACGGGACGACGACATGGCCCTGTTGTGGGCCCACCAGTACGACCAGCCGCCGCCGCTGACCGGCGTGCGCCCCGATCTGCCGCGCGCGGTGGACGACGTCATGGCGACCGCGCTGGCCAAGTCCCCGGACGACCGGTACGACTCCTGCCTCTCCTTCGTGGCGGCGCTCCGGGCCGCCGGCACCGCACGCGGCTTCCCGCCGGGGCACGCCCCGACCCGGGCGGTCGCACCGGCCGCGTCCGGACCGCACGACGCCCCGCCCGAGCCGCCCCGGTGGGCCGCACCCGTGTTCATCCGGTCCGACCGGCACCCCGGCTGA
- a CDS encoding RpiB/LacA/LacB family sugar-phosphate isomerase, producing the protein MRISVSSDMDEPLARLLVAELRGRGHDVVTHGALRAGDDPRWAVCSEAAAREVASGASDQAVVCCWTGTGASIAANKVPGVRAALCTDAYTADGARRWNDANVLVIGLRLTSEPLLKEILDAWFAADAGSDADDRENVAHIERLDVSRGAGRTG; encoded by the coding sequence ATGCGGATCTCCGTCTCCTCCGACATGGACGAACCTCTCGCGCGTCTCCTCGTCGCGGAGTTGCGCGGCCGGGGCCACGACGTCGTGACGCACGGCGCGCTGCGCGCCGGGGACGACCCCCGCTGGGCCGTCTGCTCCGAGGCGGCGGCGCGCGAGGTCGCCTCCGGCGCGTCCGACCAGGCCGTCGTGTGCTGCTGGACAGGCACGGGCGCGTCGATCGCCGCGAACAAGGTGCCCGGTGTACGGGCGGCCCTGTGCACGGACGCCTACACGGCCGACGGCGCCCGCCGGTGGAACGACGCCAATGTGCTGGTGATCGGGTTGCGGCTGACCTCCGAGCCGCTGCTCAAGGAGATCCTGGACGCCTGGTTCGCCGCCGATGCCGGCTCGGACGCCGACGACCGGGAGAACGTGGCCCACATCGAGCGGCTCGACGTCAGCCGGGGTGCCGGTCGGACCGGATGA
- a CDS encoding SpoIIE family protein phosphatase, with protein sequence MDNEPDTTTGAEGTTAPDDFAVVVDARGVVLVWSAGAGRLLGYEPEDVVGRPAAHLRAARLPIALRRHLAAGEPWVSDLALRRRDGDRVTVRLRGTPLLDARGRIHWVVGPAAVTYSAGPTDAGSAQLWDLTLAQLPLPVAIYDSEARFVTCNQVMSQAMGLNPEEMGGKTLWEIYPTPPLDEIDRLQHQVVRTGEMIFREEQPFRASGEVRDHAWSLFLSPVKDRAGAVLGLSALVIDITEQYWARRRLAVLNDASVRIGSTLDVTRTAEELAEVAVTGFADFATVDLLESVVQGHEPQPVPPDASVVCRRTAQRSVLRGCPEAVVATGDTDIHPPGSPPAQALITGRGSHHSAGDPLLRAWTAAVPGRAENIRRFKIHSLLMVPLRARGVTLGVMQLMRHRTEDAFGQDDLVLAEEIAARAAVSIDNARRYTRERRTALALQRSLLPERLPEVEAVDLAYRYLPAGPGDEIGGDWFDVISLSGGRVALVVGDVVGHGVHASATMGRLRSAVRTLADADFTPDELLTRLDDLVIRLDREEGPDARRATEEASGEVGATCLYAVYDPVAGVCDLARAGHPPPVLLRPDGTAEILDLPPGPPLGLGGLPFEAARVDMSEGSMLALYTDGLVEAPGRDVDVGLDLLAEALRCPASDLEGTCDEVLRKVQPDPPADDIVLLLARTATLGADRVRTWELPMDPAAVAGARRETGEQLDAWGLAELDFSTELIVSELVTNAMRYGNAPIRLRLIRADALVCEVSDGGSAAPHLRRARVFDEGGRGLLLVAQIAERWGSRQTSVGKTIWAEQPLPGTETPI encoded by the coding sequence ATGGACAACGAGCCCGACACGACCACAGGAGCAGAGGGAACAACCGCACCCGACGACTTTGCGGTCGTCGTCGACGCCCGCGGAGTCGTCCTGGTGTGGAGCGCCGGGGCAGGCCGGCTGCTCGGGTACGAGCCCGAGGACGTGGTGGGCCGACCGGCCGCCCATCTGCGGGCCGCGAGGCTGCCCATCGCGCTGCGACGTCACCTGGCCGCCGGTGAGCCCTGGGTGAGTGACCTGGCCCTGCGGAGGCGGGACGGCGACCGGGTCACCGTGCGGCTCCGGGGCACGCCCCTGCTGGACGCGCGCGGCAGGATCCACTGGGTGGTCGGTCCGGCGGCGGTGACCTACTCCGCCGGGCCGACGGACGCGGGATCCGCCCAGCTGTGGGACCTCACGCTCGCACAGCTTCCGCTGCCCGTTGCCATCTACGACAGCGAGGCCCGGTTCGTCACCTGCAACCAGGTCATGAGCCAGGCCATGGGGCTGAACCCGGAGGAGATGGGCGGGAAGACGCTGTGGGAGATCTACCCCACCCCACCCCTGGACGAGATAGACCGGCTCCAGCACCAGGTCGTACGCACCGGCGAGATGATCTTCCGCGAGGAGCAGCCCTTCCGCGCCTCCGGTGAGGTCCGCGACCACGCGTGGTCGCTGTTCCTGTCCCCGGTGAAGGACAGGGCGGGCGCCGTGCTCGGACTGTCGGCCCTGGTCATCGACATCACCGAGCAGTACTGGGCCCGCCGGCGCCTGGCCGTGCTGAACGACGCCAGCGTGCGCATCGGCAGCACCCTCGACGTGACCCGGACCGCCGAGGAGCTGGCCGAGGTGGCGGTGACGGGGTTCGCCGACTTCGCCACCGTCGATCTGCTGGAGTCGGTCGTCCAGGGCCACGAGCCGCAGCCCGTGCCCCCGGACGCGTCGGTCGTCTGCCGCCGCACCGCGCAGCGGTCGGTGCTCCGTGGATGCCCGGAAGCCGTGGTCGCGACCGGCGACACCGACATCCACCCGCCGGGCTCCCCACCGGCCCAGGCCCTGATCACCGGCCGGGGCAGCCACCACAGCGCGGGCGACCCGCTGCTGCGTGCGTGGACGGCGGCCGTGCCGGGCCGCGCGGAGAACATACGGCGATTCAAGATCCACTCGCTGTTGATGGTGCCGCTCCGGGCCCGCGGCGTCACCCTGGGCGTGATGCAGCTGATGCGCCACCGCACCGAGGACGCCTTCGGTCAGGACGATCTGGTGCTCGCCGAGGAGATCGCCGCGAGAGCGGCCGTGAGCATCGACAACGCCCGCCGCTACACCCGTGAGCGCCGGACCGCGCTCGCCCTCCAGCGGAGTCTGCTGCCGGAGCGGCTGCCCGAGGTGGAGGCCGTGGACCTCGCCTACCGCTATCTGCCGGCCGGCCCGGGGGACGAGATCGGCGGGGACTGGTTCGATGTGATCTCCCTGTCCGGGGGACGGGTGGCGCTGGTGGTGGGCGACGTGGTGGGCCACGGTGTGCACGCCTCGGCCACGATGGGGCGGCTGCGCTCCGCGGTACGGACCCTCGCCGACGCCGACTTCACGCCCGACGAGCTGCTCACCCGCCTGGACGACCTGGTCATCCGCCTCGACCGGGAGGAGGGTCCGGACGCGCGACGCGCGACGGAGGAAGCCTCGGGCGAGGTCGGGGCCACCTGCCTCTACGCCGTCTACGACCCCGTCGCCGGTGTGTGCGACCTGGCGCGGGCCGGCCACCCGCCCCCCGTTCTGCTGCGCCCCGACGGCACGGCGGAGATTCTGGACCTGCCCCCCGGGCCACCGCTCGGCCTGGGCGGACTGCCCTTCGAGGCAGCCCGCGTCGACATGAGCGAGGGCAGCATGCTCGCCCTCTACACCGACGGCCTCGTCGAGGCTCCTGGTCGTGATGTCGACGTCGGACTCGACCTGCTCGCTGAGGCGCTGCGCTGCCCGGCCAGCGACCTGGAGGGGACCTGCGACGAGGTACTGCGCAAGGTGCAGCCCGACCCCCCGGCCGACGACATCGTCCTGCTCCTGGCCCGGACCGCCACGCTCGGCGCCGACCGGGTACGCACCTGGGAGCTGCCCATGGACCCTGCGGCCGTCGCGGGGGCACGCCGGGAGACCGGCGAGCAACTCGATGCCTGGGGACTGGCCGAGCTCGACTTCTCCACCGAGCTGATCGTCAGCGAGCTGGTCACCAACGCGATGCGTTATGGCAACGCCCCCATCCGGCTGCGGCTCATCCGCGCCGACGCCCTCGTCTGCGAGGTCTCCGACGGCGGCAGCGCCGCCCCGCACCTGCGACGTGCCCGCGTCTTCGACGAGGGTGGACGCGGACTGCTGCTCGTCGCCCAGATCGCCGAGCGCTGGGGCAGCCGCCAGACCTCCGTCGGCAAGACGATCTGGGCCGAGCAGCCCCTGCCGGGCACCGAGACCCCCATCTGA